In Pogoniulus pusillus isolate bPogPus1 chromosome 41, bPogPus1.pri, whole genome shotgun sequence, a genomic segment contains:
- the LOC135192126 gene encoding kelch-like protein 23, with product MEPAGEAEELGAEAEPAADAVLEVGGRLFEVSRRALAAHSPYFRALFFGGARESSQRHIVLRGMAPGPFGALLDFTRTAQLPLGPENVTSLLEAADFLQLERAKLLCEQFLQRQLHVCNCLGLLRYCGRWALPALGTAARGVALTHWRELMRQEEFLALPKDALLQLLCSDDLFVPREDVVFDSVVSWVLEDPAAREEDFLELVAAVRVSSLSLSLLDALVKRSQHPGAADPLGRLLRKLDRCPPASWQRTELAPAAPRSYDTLYVLGGQHDREQQELFLFQPKTGTWQACAPLQRRNLTQCAVAAVGSFLFVTGGSFREHFEWFSVDWVLIYSCLEDSWQQGPAMKLSRHSHCAVGAGLYLYVLGGSTDEGPVPAVERLALQQPEWESRSPMAQPVERGAAASLGTSIYVVCGLDERGHVYRGVQRLNTETDSWEVISASPLPRYDLCGTALHGALYTFGGGALRLDVETAEWTPVPEECLAQKFFMGCSTANGRIYLLGQRKGNGALPVVVVFDPYTDECQVTEDKLPCPLPIRGCVSVRRFDA from the exons ATGGAGCCCGCAGGGGAAGCCGAGGAGCTGGGAGCCGAGGCCGAGCCGGCTGCAGACGCAGTGCTGGAGGTCGGAGGGAGACTCTTCGAGGTCAGCCGCAGGGCGCTGGCAGCTCACAGCCCTTACTTCCGAGCGCTGTTCTTCGGGGGGGCGAGGGAGAGCTCGCAGCGCCACATCGTGCTGCGGGGCATGGCCCCGGGGCCGTTCGGGGCCCTGCTGGACTTCACCCGCACGgctcagctgcccctgggccCGGAGAACGTCACCAGCCTGCTGGAGGCCGCAGActtcctgcagctggagagggccAAGCTGCTGTGCGAGCAGTTCCTGCAGCGGCAGCTGCACGTCTGCaactgcctggggctgctgcgcTACTGCGGCCGCTGGGCGCTGCCCGCGCTGGGCACCGCCGCCCGCGGCGTGGCCCTGACGCACTGGCGGGAGCTGATGCGGCAGGAGGAGTTCCTGGCACTGCCCAAGGacgctctgctgcagctgctgtgcagcgACGACCTCTTCGTCCCCCGCGAGGATGTGGTGTTCGACAGCGTCgtcagctgggtgctggaggaCCCTGCCGCCAGGGAGGAGGACTTCCTGGAGCTGGTGGCCGCCGTCAGggtcagctccctcagcctgtccctcctGGACGCCCTGGTGAAGCGCAGCCAGCACCCCGGGGCCGCGGaccccctgggcaggctgctcaggaagctgGACAGATGCCCTCCGGCCAGCTGGCAGCGCACGGAGCTGGCCCCCGCCGCGCCTCGCAGCTACGACACCCTCTACGTGCTGGGAGGGCAGCACGAccgggagcagcaggagctgttccTCTTCCAGCCCAAGACAGGCACCTGGCAGGCCTGCGCCCCCCTGCAGCGCAGGAACCTCACCCAGTGCGCAGTGGCAGCAGTAG ggagtttcCTCTTCGTGACCGGAGGCTCTTTCCGGGAGCACTTTGAGTGGTTCAGTGTGGATTGGGTCCTCATCTACAGCTGCCTGGAggacagctggcagcagggacctGCCATGAAGCTGTCTCGCCACAGCCACTGTGCCGTGGGGGCAGGGCTGTACCTCTACGTGCTGGGGGGCAGCACGGACGAGGGCCCCGTGCCCGCCGTGGAGCGCCTGGCGCTGCAGCAGCCCGAGTGGGAGAGCAGGAGCCCCATGGCCCAGCCCGTGGAgcggggagctgcagccagcctgggcaccaGCATCTACGTGGTCTGTGGCCTGGACGAGCGGGGCCATGTCTACCGCGGCGTGCAGAGGCTGAACACGGAGACCGACAGCTGGGAGGTCATCTCGGCCTCCCCCCTGCCCAG GTATGACCtgtgtggcactgccctgcacggTGCCCTCTACACCTTCGGGGGGGGAGCTCTGCGGCTGGACGTGGAGACAGCTGAGTGGACGCCGGTGCCGGAGGAGTGCCTGGCccagaagttcttcatgggctgcagcactgccaacgGCCGCATCTacctgctggggcagaggaagggCAACGGTGCCCTGCCTGTCGTGGTCGTCTTTGACCCCTACACCGACGAGTGCCAGGTGACAGAGGACAAActgccctgccccctgcccatcCGCGGCTGCGTCTCCGTGCGCAGGTTTGATGCCTGA
- the LSM7 gene encoding U6 snRNA-associated Sm-like protein LSm7, whose product MANVGSGGGGGGGKMADKEKKKKESILDLSKYIDKTIRVKFQGGREASGVLKGFDPLLNLVLDGTIEYMRDPDDQYKLTEDTRQLGLVVCRGTSVVLICPQDGMEAIPNPFIQQQDG is encoded by the exons ATGGCGAACgtgggcagcggcggcggcggcggcggcgggaagATGGCG gacaaggagaagaagaagaaggagagcaTCCTGGACCTGTCCAAGTACATCGACAAGACCATCCGCGTGAAGTTCCAGGGCGGCAGGGAAG CAAGTGGTGTCCTGAAAGGCTTTGACCCCCTGCTGAACCTGGTGCTGGATGGAACCATCGAGTACATGCGAG ACCCTGATGATCAGTACAAGCTGACGGAGGACACAAGGCAGCTGGGACTGGTGGTCTGCAGAGGCACTTCTGTGGTTCTCATCTGTCCCCAGGATGGGATGGAAGCAATTCCCAACCCCTTCATTCAGCAGCAGGATGGATGA